A single region of the Deltaproteobacteria bacterium genome encodes:
- a CDS encoding ATP-binding protein: MVSSLIPALVQRLSTPVNHYCGKLFPATALALQSCLPLAQSAHVRLQHRSNGNGECVRIDRQRMQQVFENLIQNAIQYSPPGGTVLTETTDTADSSAWIEYVVADEGPGFQAEDLPRIFEPFFSRRRGGTGLGLAIVQKIITEHGGTITAENRPAGGAAITVRLPVSGGERLL; encoded by the coding sequence ATGGTCTCGTCTCTCATCCCTGCTCTTGTGCAGAGGCTCTCCACTCCGGTCAATCACTATTGCGGTAAGTTGTTTCCTGCCACCGCCTTAGCGCTCCAGTCATGCCTGCCACTTGCGCAGTCAGCGCACGTGCGACTGCAGCATCGGAGCAATGGTAACGGGGAGTGCGTGCGTATCGATCGACAACGTATGCAACAGGTCTTTGAGAATCTAATCCAGAATGCCATTCAATATTCGCCGCCGGGAGGAACAGTGCTCACAGAGACAACTGATACCGCGGATTCCTCAGCGTGGATTGAGTACGTCGTTGCTGACGAAGGTCCGGGATTTCAAGCCGAGGATCTCCCGCGCATCTTCGAGCCGTTTTTTTCTCGACGTCGTGGTGGTACAGGATTAGGGTTGGCAATCGTGCAGAAGATTATTACAGAACATGGTGGCACCATCACCGCAGAGAATCGCCCGGCAGGAGGGGCAGCCATAACCGTTCGCCTGCCAGTATCGGGGGGCGAGCGACTTCTTTAA